The following nucleotide sequence is from Synchiropus splendidus isolate RoL2022-P1 chromosome 1, RoL_Sspl_1.0, whole genome shotgun sequence.
TGAAAGAAGAACCTCGTTCAGCTCATTTATGTAAATCAAATTGATCATATCGCAGAATCGTCTGGATGGTGTAGATTTTAAATTGTTTCTGTATTAGTCCATGGTCAACTACTGCAGGTACAGACCCAGATTTTCACCCAATCTTTCTTCCCCCACACCACATCCAATGAAAAGAGTCCACATAATCATGGATGTCCAACAGTCCCCCAACTGCTTTATCTcccaaagacaaagacaagtTAAAATATAGATGCTTTGTGACTCATCCAATGGAACAATGTGATGCAGAGGGCTATGATTTTAACATATGTCTAGTTAGGAAAAACTTGACATTCCCAACAGTGATGTTTAGGAatgaacaaatgttttattgaatacaTGGGCGTTCCATAAAGGTTTAAATCGATTATCAAACTGGTTACTAGTAACAAAAGTATCACCTGGGGCGATATCTTTGGTGAAATTGTGGGTACAGGCTGTCACGCGGATGACAACATCCTAATGTTAAAGGTAAATTGACCATTTAGTGATGAATCCATGTGCATGTGGACAGAGcctatagacagacagacagacatatgcAGCAGGGGGAGCGGTGGAGCAGTTATTACCTGGGATGTAGACTGTCATCACAGAGATtaaaggaggaagatgaagattaGCCACATTTCAGAAACAGTGATCCAGGTTAAGGGGATGGGGTTAGATGAGCGGGGACCTCAGATTATAATGTGGTTCTGATCCGCTGACCTGGTCTTTTAGGGGCCTTCTTGGTCGGGGTGTCCTTGCGTTTAGTCTGGACCGCCGGTGAGTAGAGGATACCAGAGGAGGTACTGTTCTTACGAAAGTGATCCTTCAGGCCTTTGATGGACCGGTCCAGCTGGTTGGACCGGATTTGGAAGTAAACGTTCATGAAGTCTATCGAGACATGGAGGAAGTGATGTAAGAGGAAGCAGGTATATGGAAAAAATACATGTGCGTAAACAGATGGTTACCTTGGTTACGTCCATACTCCACCAGCCAGCCAGCGATGCAGATGATGTCCTGCAGGACCGCCTCGGGCAGGTGTTCCAGAACTACTTCCTCCTGGACGTCCAGCTCCTCGTCGACGCTGATGGCGTCCAGGATGAGGATGGGCGGGACGGGTTTACTGTAGCGTGTCAGCAGGCTGCGGAATTcagcctccagcagctccttccCTTTGTCGAAACGAGCTTTCTGCACCCGGGACAAGTTATAGCAATTAGGTATTAAGTTTTCATCTTCCTGGCCAATGACTGCAAACTCAGTCTGAGCGACGGCAGGGCGATTCAtcaaacacaattaaaaaatgCGGAAAACTATTCTGGGTGATCTCAATTATCAGCTACTGCATCACCCTGTTTCTCAATTGAACACGGATACACTTGGATACACTTCACCTACTTGACCACCAAAGGTCGCCGTGTTTTGAATCAGAGGGATGAGGCCAGAGAAGTGTCAGTTCAAAATATAGTGTGCACATTCTCTTGTCGCAGGAGTGAGCTCTCATAGAAAACCTGACACTGAAGTTGAGTAGATTTATTTAACTAACCGACTGGCCGGTcgattttttttgtgcttttggcAATGTTCCATGCAGGTCGCAGAATCTGTTTGTAGTGATGGGTCCTGCAACAGTGCTGCACCGGCACACGCACCAAGCTCACAGAGCGATCCCTGTGTCAGTGCGCGTACCGCATTAAGACAATCACGTGACACGATGAATGAACTGTGTTGACGTGGAAAAAACGCttcaaactgtgtttataaggaagcacATCTgtcaactgctgaaacaatgtAATCTCACAGCTCCcggtgaatgtctttgtggattatGAGGCAACTCCAGGGGAAGCGCAAGTTTTCTGtcgtgtgggaccattttgatctcctatccgaaaacaatgtatttatttcattctccTTGTTTTGCTTTGATTTTCGACTTGTCTAGTTCcgttcaaagtttttttttcaaggtaattcttagttcactattcacattattttttgcaAGAAATGTAACAGACTTAATTTAGAAAAAATTAAAACAGGGGAAAAACCTATTTTGTCCAAAAAGTCCACAGGCATTCTCATTCAACGTTCCTTTTCACTGAGATTTTCACATTACGATAcatgttcactttatttaaagatatggaataatacaatatgaatgttaagacttaaatgatattattgttTACACCAGGTTATCAAATCGGTGTCTTTTCAGTTTGTCGAGCAGGTTGACTGCAGGAATTTTAAATGTCCAttaggtgtcagtattcagtgacacagtatcagcacagtatAAACAGAGTGCATCGTTGTGTCAAAACGCTTTATGATTCCTCATTTAccggtttttattttatttaatttaatttaattttgttgaCATCActtttttccaaagcactttcctagttggtgggatccccactgaccatagcaatacatttgattctgattctgattctaactGACACGCCATGACATCATTTCTGACTCAGTTGTTCTTGTCTACTTTATTCTCTTTGTTATTAAAGATACGAATGGGTGTTTGTTCAATAATTACTGACTATACAGTGTCATCACATTACTTGTTTTGtatattttcaaaattaaatttGCCTTCTAGTTTGTTTAATGTTGAACTGTTCACATAATTTCTATAATTTTCATTATATGTGTTTCAAAAACTagcattttgaaaacaatatttaaaaaagaaattagcCGAGATGGAgcgacatgaaaaaaaaaagagaaaaactttTGAGGTTTTGGGTCGCAACTATCACACAGTCACAAAACTGTACCCCAATAACAACCAGTACAACAGCAGTTAATTCAGCAAACTCACCACTGTGTTGAGCTCTGGACTGTCTGGATTGTTGTCCTGGAAGTATTCCACTGCCTTCTGGATTTTGGCGATGCATGACAAGTACTCATCGAGTCGCCCAGTCGGTCTggatcaaaaacaaacatataacAAGTCAAAAACCGaaccaaacacaacaacaacccGAAGCTCACCCCTCCCGGATGATGCGGTCAGTATCTTTAGCAACGTGATAGTAGCTGATCACATGATCCATGCAGGACAGAGTCTTGTCAACATTCTCCTGTAGACGCTGCAGGTTCTCTGTTTGCTTGTGGACCGGGATGATGGAATTCTCCAGCTGCATCAGTCGGCTTTCGAACGAAGACAGAATGGACACCTgacaagagaggagagagaaaatgaaatagTATTCGCTTTCAAAGCCGCTAATGTTGCACGCATATCTGAAAGTATCAATTCGCTAGCGATAGAGTTATATGTGTTATATACACATATAACGGATAACTACCATTCCGTTGGTCAGCTGGTCGCTCTTCTCCAGGTTCTCCCTGATGAAAGACAATGTCTCCTGCTCCTGCACACCACACCGGAGAAGACATGatcactttctcatgacttgaTGTCTGAGTTCAATGTCGATACATTTTACTGAAGAATGAATCCGGAGAAGGAAGCAGCTGATGTCTGACCTGCTTGAGCTTCTCCTCGATCTCCCGCTTCCTGGCGGAAGCGTCCTCGGTGGGAATCATCTTCGAAACAGTTCCCGAGGGCACAGGCGCAGAAGTAAGGTAGATGTTTTTCACCAATCGTTCAAATCATTTGGATAGATCTGTCTTACCACGTCTGCGTGCTAACATTGTGGCAAACAGCTAAACAGAGGAAGCCAGTTATCTACGAAAGCTGGAAATACTGAGTGATATCCGGTTTGTATTTCAAAATAAGAACCCCGATTGCTGTTCATACATGGAATAATGATGCAATTAGCTGGTTCAAATTGCAGAAagtttaataaatatttcattcaagTGCATTGCAATGCAATGGGATTGTTATagttacattaaaaaataaataaataaataaatcaatgcaaTATATAACTTTCTTGCATCCTCGCTTCCGACCAGTTTTAACACGCGCTTGACGAGGCGAGGTTGTTGTGCTTCCGGTCATGTCACGTGATTCCGTAAAAAAGTAGACTTAAAAAAGACGAATAAGATGTGGATTTTACTACGACATTCTTTCAAACCGCACTTGTATAATACATATACATTTATAAACATTGTGTTTTAATGTAAGTGACGCAATTCGTAGTGCACACCATATGTGATTAATATTTTAGGTTATGCATAACTCGTAAATTTCATCCTCATAATGTTGAGCAACGTCTAATCGTATGAAGTTTCCTTTCAATGTTTTAGAAATGGTGTAAAATCAAGCAATTGACAATGAACAACAAGTTAtagtttcttcacaattgtatttaCAAGCCTTGGTTTACATTCTTTACACCACTTTACAAGTTCATCAAACTTCAAACATCTTCCTCAAGGtcagaaaaaatattattagtCTTTGACATGAATGCCAAATAATATTAATGATGACTAGCAATTGAAAAAACGAAGAAACTATTTCACCTATAGTAATTATAATGCACATTTATCCCCTCCAAGTGAAGGAACCTGGATAAGTTTGGGGTTCAGTGTCAGAGAAAACATGGGGAACTGGGACTGAACCCcagtacattttctttacaataCTTCAATTGTAACTGTATATCTTTATTCTCTTCCACACATGGATTTCAGTTTGACAAAGAAGAAAGTATACAACCAATAAACGGCCAGTTGACTTTGTCGCCCCATGCTGGCCGACAATCCCGTCCACAATGGAAAGCCATTTAAAGTCAGATGTTCAGGTTTAGCTACATGGACCCTCAAACTGCCGACTCCTGCACAAGAGTCAATGTTCCCATCACAAAAGAGAACCCTTAAATCCAGAATGAAAAGTCTGTATGAAAAAAGCCCTTCTCCAGGAGTGCGAGCTTTTAAATGTTATATTGCTGTGCTGTCCTCTACGATCCCTCTTCTTTGGACAGCGTCTGTGGGTCAGTGATACCAGTCAGACATGACAATAATATTTGAGTGGGTGGGTGAGtaggaaagaagaaaaacaagtgtCACCTGCTTAAGAAACTGCCGCCCCAAGTAGTCAGTGGCCATGTTCTTCAAACTGGTTTTCCCACCGACTTTACAGCGAATGTAGCCATACAGATTTGCCCCCTGAAGTACCACACCCATGATGACCACCGgctgagagagacacaagagCATCGGACTGAGTAAACATCTGCATAGTTAGAAAATAGCAACAAATCATCTATTCGGTTAAACAagtgtctttttaaatgaatggaCGACATGTGTTTATTCTTAAAGATGGACCTATCAGCCACTAAAGTGCCACTTTTGTCCCGGAATAAAAAGGAAATCAGTCAACTATCGCGAGTAGTATTTTGCAGCTACTCACCAGCCATTTAATATTCAAATAGATGAGAGCAGTAAAGGAAAAAATGACCCAGAGGACTGGAAACACGATCAGCCCCAACCAGAAGATTCGAGACTCTGAGTCCGACGTCTGAATCTGCCCTGTTCCCTAAGGAAAACAGGAAACGCTCACAATCATCAGCTGCTGGGTCTCACAGAGGTCATTGACTGACAGAGATCCTCACCTTCCGTGACTCAAAGACCCAGTGGCTTCGTCCATCGTCATCCACCTGGTTCCACCAACGCAACCCCACCATCAGGCGACCTGTGATGTTCTAAAAGAGCAGTGTTAGACGATGCCTCGTGAAGTCAGTTACATTGCTACCTGTGAGAGTGGCTGTCACCTTAACAGTCCAGAAGTCACAGGACAGCAGGAGGATGATCGTGACCATGCAGGCCATTGAGCTGGTGCTGTAGAAGCCGCAGAGTAGGTAGACAATGAGAGCTACCACTCGAAAAAACAGGTGGAAGAAGGATGCCACTGGATGTCTGTGAATCAAATAACAAAGACAGACACATAACATTAAATGTCGATAGAGGTGTGGtaaatgtaattatatataaaatgtaaaaaatatgaaaattgtAAATGATACATGACATGATCAgggcaagaaaaaaaactagTTGGGTTGGGTCACAGTAGTATcaaagattttatcaacacaagagtggccaataatgttaaCAATGTTATGCTTTTAGCATGCTTTTGAGCCTTATCACTACTTCTAGGTTGTTCCAAAGAATGTTCTTCGCAGCGTCCATGTAAATCTGagtaaatgtttgcatgaggaaaccattattggccactcttgtgttaaCAAAATCTCCTCCTTTACcatagaacagatacaaaatgtggaATTAATTTGCCAATAATTGCAAGTTGATTCATCTTCAATTCTGTGATATCAATTGAGATTCAAAATTGTTGACCGCCCTAGTACAGATTTTCTCATAGAACCCACTTGATCTTAGACTTGGACTTTGTCCCAGCATCTTCCTCCGCATCAAAAAGCGCCACTTCTTCATCATTGGTGTCCTAAGGGAGACAAGAGGATGACATTCATCATGGTTTCCCAGGGTCAAACTTTAATTTTACTCACAGGACTGACCCTGTTTAAGATGAAACACCCTTATGTCACATTTTCCACATTAAAACTTGACAAAAGTGATTGACCAGCTTTAGCCAGTTTTTAATTTTACTCGACATGTATGTGCATCACAATTGTATCTGAGCTCGAAGAAGGCATATAGCACCTCAAACCTCACAACACTGCAGTGTTTGTTGTACAGAATTGTTGTACAGAAATCCCCGGGACTTGTGCAGGTTCGTACTTTAAATCAAAACAATGGAAAATATGGAAAAGGTTGTGTTTCGGTCTATGGTTTGCTGTTTTCTTAATGGTAcaataatatttgtttttaatgtaaacaaTCATATGTACCGAAACACCAGCCCCAATTTTACAAAGTATATTCGTATAGCACGTTGCTCTGAAACTCTATTTGAACAAGAGCGCAAGAGGCGTATTTATGcttagttttgtttatttagcgACGTGGCTAACAgcttatttatgttttaaaaaaagagatgaACCCAACCGATCGTTTACTTGAAATGGGCAACAAATAAATCGAGTTGTATTTACTAACATATGAACAGTATGAATCACAAAACTTCCAAATCAATTTAAAACTTTGCATTTCATCGTGATTGTTTGCTACCACTTTAACTTAGCATTAGCATGCCAAGTTATTTTCAATTGTTGAGCAAATGAGGGATAAAAACAGGACAAGATTGGCCTAAGAATATATTCCCGACTTAACCGACTGTACCGTGGTTTTCGAAAGAATtgctaaaatgaataaaatgcttACTGTTAACATGTTGACAGTCGAGCAGCTACTTCCTGTTACATGTCCAGTTGGAAGACACGTCACTGCAGTTGACAGAACGAATGACGCATACGTGATGACGACAGTGAGGGCGCCGCTTGCTCGCAGTGAGTGTAACTCAGTATCGCTTTATTGTTCGGTTTTGCTGCTCACTACTTCCAATTATTTAACATACATATGTTATATACAGGTTCTTATAAAATCCCTATGAACAGAAACGTTTTGCGATCTGTTTTTGATAGGTGGCCAACAGCCACAGCTGGACTTTTCAGCAGTGTTATCACACTGTTTCCACCATTTGTtaaattttatttcatgaaaaaaacaaacatcacaccACATTCGTTTTTCTCCCAAACATTTTATTGACGAATAAATTCACAGTGTAACAGAAGTTAATCTGACAGCAAACTCAATACAGAAATGAAGTAGGCCCATTTGCCCTGCTTCAACATGGAATCTGTTGCAAAATTTAACTAaaacactgttattattattagtagtacctgtagtagtattgttattattatttaattatcaAGGGCAATGTAAGAAAGTtcacaaaaagtttttttaaaaattagttTTCTAAACAtatgttaaatatatttttatttattagtaatTCTATTTATTCTGTGTAagatctggatttttttttacttttaacacTTCAGTACCCACTAATAAACAAACGTACCATCTGAACTTGATATATTAATTGGCTCGCATGAGGAAAAAAGCTTCAAGCCACATTTACAATAAATGCTCAActacaaaaaatgttttgaggtGGTCCTTTATTTGAGATCAACGTCAGTTGATCCAATTCAATTTCATGTTCATCATCCAGCTGTTTTTGGGGCAATGCCCCCGTTTGCAGGTGAGGTAGGTGGTGAGGGGCTTTTGATAGGAAGTGGCTCCCCTGGTGTCACCAAGGCAACAACATTCTCCTTCTTGGACAACCAGAAAGCCGGGTAGAGAGGCTCTAAGAACTCTGCCTGGTACTGGTGGATCAGGGTCATGGTGTCATCAACCCCATAGAACTTCAGAAGGCCTTGTGTGTAGTCTACATAGACACCGATGCGCGTGAACTTGTGTACACTGAGCGGCGTCTCCACGTCACTGTGCCAGGCAGAGAAAGTCCGACCGTTCCATTGGAGGCACCAAGAAAAGTTGTTCCCGGTGATGCAGCTGTTGCTTTCGCTGCCTTTTCGGTCTATGCTCTTGTAGGTGATCCCCACGTGTGTGCCCTCTCCACTGATGTCTGCCTCGAAGTAGTGGCGTCCTAAGTAGAAGCTCTCTGAGGCCAGGACTTGGCGCCAGCTCTCAAAGCGTTCGGGCAGGTCCGGGTACGGGTGCTGCCAGGGGGTGGTGTTGGTCACTTTCTTGTTCTCCTCAGTTAGACGGAGAAACTTGTGCACTGTGTTGCCGTCGAAGATTACATTTGCAGAATCTGACAGAGGAGAGAATGATTGTCAGGTGCAAAGCTAAGTGAACcagatttcaaataaaattaacaaaaatATCAGGCAACGATAAGATTTCTTGAGAGGAAAATTAGATTGAAtgataacaaacaaaacaaatctgtcGGTCTGCAACTCGGCACACATGGAAGAGGAGGGGAGATCAATGATCCTGTTTTTCTCAAGTCCAAAAACTCACACTTGAGGAAGTCGTCTCGAGTCACTGGGTCTGGTACTTGGGAGTTTTGTCTGGTGGCAGCAATGGCGTGGACGGTTGTTTTTATTCCCATTTTGTCTGATGAAGAAATAGACAACAGTTATTCATGAGTTTGGGGGAGTCGACTCTTTTGTCTTCTCTTCAGTACGTGGAACAAGTTCGACCGTGTTACGGgcgtggtcacatgacaggtgAGCCAGAGGAGAAGGCTGCCGGTGCACGACATTCCTCACAGGTGTGAACACGCTCCGAATTCCAAAAATCGCATGTGTTTTAAAACGTCACAGGCCCTTGATGGTGTCCCCCTCACAGATGTCTCTAATGATTCCATAAAAACTTGGAGGTTTGTTGCTTTCTCCATTTATAACATTTTGGGCTCCttatttgatttttgtttttttcacttcctgtttcaactGCAGGCAGCAGCCACTGATCATTGTCAGGAGAGCTCAAACGACTTCACTCATCCTGACTGCACTATTtcactgaataataataataaatgctacTTTGTTTtcgatatatttatatatttccacACGTAACCTTGAATGGTGGACAATATTTTCAAAACTGTgactttaaattgtttttatttttgtagatTACTATACACTATATACTGATGTTTCAGGTTCTAAAATTAGCATAAAAATGTCAATCTAAAATTAGCACAGCCTTACTGATCACTTCTCTGCATATTATTATGAGAATCACTCTGGCTTGGTTCAGGCCTTTTACTTTGAATCGcctttcattcatgtttcaccATGTGGTGAATCTTGTGACTTTGGCACCAACACTTGCGCCTGTACCCGAGTCGGTCTTTGTTTTCTGTCCCACGTCATCTGTGGCTCTAGTcaggacacaaacaaacatgttgtTACCAGAGTTGCACATGTCTTTGATCCTCCCGG
It contains:
- the tvp23b gene encoding Golgi apparatus membrane protein TVP23 homolog B → MLTDTNDEEVALFDAEEDAGTKSKSKIKHPVASFFHLFFRVVALIVYLLCGFYSTSSMACMVTIILLLSCDFWTVKNITGRLMVGLRWWNQVDDDGRSHWVFESRKGTGQIQTSDSESRIFWLGLIVFPVLWVIFSFTALIYLNIKWLPVVIMGVVLQGANLYGYIRCKVGGKTSLKNMATDYLGRQFLKQTLSKEEGS